One genomic segment of Helianthus annuus cultivar XRQ/B chromosome 14, HanXRQr2.0-SUNRISE, whole genome shotgun sequence includes these proteins:
- the LOC110904546 gene encoding fasciclin-like arabinogalactan protein 16 produces the protein MASPQNTLTLFLLLPLLTTITVATLPVKPTTQLNSNSILIALLDSRYTEVSELVEKALLLQTLEQAVTIHNITIFAPTNEALEHDLDPTFKQFLLEPRNLRSLQSLLLHHIVPTRVGVSLWPNENTIHNTLSDDRLHLSGSETVKFVNSAEVVVANDVVRNDGIIHGIGRILIPKSVQQEFNKRRSLRVISAVKPQGAPEVDPRTNRLRRPAPPVRVGSAPVLPIYSAMAPGPSLAPAPAPGPGGPHHHFDGESQVKDFIHTLLQYGGYNEMADILVNLTNLATEMGKLVSEGYVLTVLAPNDEAMAKLTTDQLAEPGAPEKIMYYHIVPEYQTEESMYNAVRRFGKIQYDTLHMPHKVVAQEADGSVKFGDGEDTAYLFDPDIYIDGRISVQGIDGVLFPSSVDKNSKATENEKTVDSVPKLRRGKLREVACGVLASIGQDATFTACHHI, from the exons ATGGCATCACCACAAAACACCCTCACCCTCTTCCTCCTCCTCCCCCTTCTAACCACCATCACCGTCGCTACATTACCCGTAAAACCCACCACCCAACTCAATTCCAACTCCATCTTAATCGCACTACTCGATTCCCGTTACACCGAAGTATCAGAGCTAGTAGAAAAGGCACTATTATTACAAACACTAGAACAAGCAGTCACCATTCACAACATTACCATTTTTGCACCAACAAATGAAGCTCTTGAACATGACCTTGACCCAACGTTTAAACAGTTTCTTCTAGAACCTCGGAATCTCCGATCACTCCAGTCACTGTTGCTCCACCACATCGTACCAACCCGAGTTGGTGTCTCACTCTGGCCCAACGAAAACACAATTCACAATACGTTATCAGATGATCGGTTACATCTTTCCGGTTCAGAAACCGTTAAGTTTGTTAACTCTGCTGAGGTTGTCGTTGCGAACGATGTGGTTCGCAACGACGGGATTATTCATGGGATTGGGAGGATTTTGATTCCGAAATCCGTACAACAGGAGTTTAATAAACGTAGGAGTTTACGTGTTATTTCTGCGGTTAAACCTCAGGGAGCACCGGAGGTGGATCCCAGGACGAACCGGTTGAGGAGACCGGCTCCGCCAGTTCGTGTTGGTTCGGCCCCGGTTCTCCCGATTTACTCGGCCATGGCGCCTGGTCCGTCGTTGGCTCCGGCCCCGGCGCCTGGACCTGGAGGGCCTCACCACCATTTTGATGGTGAGAGTCAGGTCAAGGACTTCATTCACACTTTGCTACAATACGGAGG GTACAATGAGATGGCGGACATTTTAGTTAACTTGACGAATTTAGCTACCGAGATGGGGAAATTGGTTTCGGAAGGTTACGTGTTGACGGTGCTTGCACCGAACGACGAAGCCATGGCAAAATTAACGACCGATCAATTGGCTGAGCCCGGTGCACCAGAGAAGATTATGTACTACCATATTGTACCGGAGTACCAAACCGAAGAGAGCATGTACAATGCGGTTAGAAGATTCGGTAAGATTCAGTATGACACGCTTCACATGCCGCATAAGGTCGTGGCTCAGGAAGCCGATGGGTCAGTAAAGTTTGGCGATGGTGAAGATACAGCGTATTTATTCGATCCGGATATATACATCGATGGAAGAATATCGGTTCAGGGGATTGACGGAGTTTTATTCCCGTCTTCGGTGGACAAAAATTCAAAGGCCACAGAGAATGAAAAAACGGTTGATTCAGTGCCCAAACTTCGTAGAG GTAAGTTGCGCGAGGTAGCATGCGGAGTGCTAGCGAGCATCGGGCAAGATGCAACGTTCACCGCATGCCATCATATTTGA